One segment of Sulfobacillus thermosulfidooxidans DSM 9293 DNA contains the following:
- a CDS encoding flavin reductase family protein, with translation MESQQYRQTLGHFATGVTVVIAELEGSLHGMTANSFTSVSLHPPLILLAIDHKARMKNAMIPNRPLTISILKESQKVLSQLFAQPHPTSDPFDGLRLERARNGIPYLADSLAYLACHITQILPQGDHDVVICQVEEFNILSEDGPLIFYQGHYHHLDGLIP, from the coding sequence GTGGAAAGCCAACAATATCGCCAAACCTTAGGGCATTTTGCAACCGGGGTCACCGTGGTTATCGCCGAACTCGAGGGTTCTTTGCACGGTATGACCGCAAACTCTTTTACGTCAGTGTCCTTACATCCCCCACTGATTCTTTTAGCTATTGACCACAAGGCCCGGATGAAAAATGCCATGATCCCAAATCGCCCGTTAACCATTAGTATTTTGAAAGAATCCCAAAAAGTCCTAAGTCAACTTTTCGCCCAGCCCCATCCCACAAGCGATCCTTTTGATGGTCTACGGTTGGAACGGGCTAGAAACGGTATCCCCTATTTGGCCGACAGTCTAGCCTACCTGGCGTGTCACATTACGCAAATCTTGCCTCAAGGGGATCATGACGTGGTGATATGCCAGGTAGAAGAATTTAACATTTTAAGTGAGGATGGACCCTTGATTTTTTACCAAGGACATTATCACCATCTGGATGGCCTTATCCCTTAA
- a CDS encoding thiolase family protein, translated as MLVSRSTEIYLLGGQRTPFGTYGGALHKIDSTELGRIAAEAAIAKVGLMPEAIDFAVIGNVIPSSKDAAYTARHIALNAKVPQSAPALTVNRLCGSGLQAAISAAQSLLLGEGHVALAGGTENMSQAPFHLRNNRFGIKDGPPELTDGLFDVLTDMGCGLGMGMTAENLAEKYHISREEQDAYAALSHQRAAKARSSGRFEEEIIGVPVVIKGKTEMVLHDEHIRPETNVETLAHLRPAFKNPGTVTAGNSSGINDGSAMVVLATGDFVAAHGLKPLARLVSYGIAGVDPRIMGIGPVPASRIALDNAGLDIEDVGLVEINEAFASQYLAVEKELHLDREKTNVNGGAIALGHPVGASGARLLLTLALELHHRQQQFGLLSLCIGGGQGIAAVIEAV; from the coding sequence ATGTTAGTATCACGGTCCACAGAAATTTATCTCTTGGGGGGGCAAAGGACACCTTTTGGCACCTATGGGGGAGCATTGCACAAGATCGACTCAACAGAATTAGGGCGGATTGCCGCTGAGGCGGCTATAGCTAAAGTGGGTCTTATGCCCGAAGCGATAGATTTTGCGGTGATTGGGAATGTGATACCTTCGAGTAAAGATGCGGCTTATACCGCTAGGCACATTGCATTAAATGCGAAGGTGCCACAGAGTGCACCAGCCTTAACGGTGAACCGCTTGTGCGGTTCGGGCCTTCAGGCCGCTATTTCGGCTGCCCAGTCCTTGTTGTTAGGAGAGGGACATGTCGCGCTTGCGGGCGGAACGGAAAATATGAGTCAAGCCCCTTTTCATTTACGTAACAACCGTTTTGGCATCAAGGACGGCCCTCCGGAACTGACGGACGGCCTTTTTGATGTGTTGACGGACATGGGCTGTGGGCTCGGTATGGGCATGACAGCAGAAAATTTGGCGGAAAAATACCACATTTCTCGCGAAGAACAAGATGCCTATGCGGCCTTAAGTCATCAGCGCGCAGCCAAGGCCCGAAGTTCTGGACGTTTTGAAGAAGAAATTATAGGTGTACCGGTTGTAATAAAAGGGAAAACTGAAATGGTTTTACACGATGAACATATTCGTCCCGAGACCAACGTCGAAACGTTAGCGCATCTAAGACCGGCTTTTAAGAATCCGGGGACAGTGACCGCTGGCAATTCGTCAGGAATTAACGACGGCAGTGCAATGGTGGTTCTGGCAACAGGCGATTTTGTGGCCGCCCATGGTTTAAAGCCTTTAGCCCGACTTGTGAGTTATGGCATTGCCGGTGTGGATCCCCGAATAATGGGGATTGGGCCTGTCCCCGCTTCACGGATTGCCTTAGACAATGCGGGATTGGATATCGAGGATGTAGGCCTTGTAGAAATTAATGAAGCCTTTGCCTCGCAATATCTGGCGGTGGAAAAAGAACTGCATCTCGACCGCGAGAAAACGAATGTCAATGGTGGGGCCATTGCGCTAGGCCACCCCGTGGGTGCGTCAGGGGCCCGGTTACTTTTGACTTTGGCAT